In one window of Crocosphaera subtropica ATCC 51142 DNA:
- a CDS encoding ShlB/FhaC/HecB family hemolysin secretion/activation protein, translated as MLTQAYVDAGYVNSIVLLESQKITQGVVYYKAIEGEVQLEIKGTENLKQYVAARIKPFLGPPFNQNILLERLKILSQNPKLSEIDANLSQTGRIGQSILTVNVLESPSWQIRTTINNFENPLIGDDGVEVELLNQNIWHGDSVRFLYKETEGLQRFLAVYRHEFAPNDSSLEFAYQESDSEIVEGNLEPFNVKNEAFTASVGYNQYLIKTANRSLTIDFKLERRESRGRVLNRRLFSDPQLTVGRIGATYSEIIPGQVIFGSSTFSIGGSSEEIDPTFFSWKAQGQVIKALTDHLQLYGRFALHLSPHRQPGGERCALGGKNGNVFIFGNTVRGYGTNFVSDDNCIAGTLELRYSLLQQESTALQVLGFVDYGQVWGSLEDILPTRTLVSTGVGLRFEWNSLRVGLDVGAPLNAVAPTDTNQLNEVTFSVEGVLKF; from the coding sequence TTGTTAACTCAAGCCTATGTTGATGCAGGATATGTTAACTCAATAGTCTTGTTAGAATCTCAAAAGATTACTCAAGGGGTTGTTTATTATAAGGCGATTGAAGGAGAAGTCCAACTGGAAATCAAGGGGACTGAAAACCTCAAACAATATGTAGCAGCTAGAATCAAGCCGTTTCTCGGTCCGCCTTTTAATCAAAATATTCTTTTAGAGAGACTAAAAATTCTGTCTCAAAATCCGAAATTATCGGAAATAGATGCAAATCTATCACAAACAGGTCGAATAGGACAAAGTATCCTGACGGTAAACGTCCTAGAATCGCCTTCATGGCAGATAAGGACGACGATTAATAATTTTGAAAATCCTCTAATTGGAGATGATGGGGTTGAAGTTGAACTATTAAATCAAAACATTTGGCATGGAGACAGTGTCAGATTCTTATATAAAGAAACAGAGGGGCTACAAAGGTTTTTAGCTGTGTACCGACATGAATTTGCTCCGAATGATAGCAGTTTAGAATTTGCTTATCAAGAAAGCGATTCAGAGATCGTAGAGGGAAATTTAGAACCCTTCAACGTAAAAAATGAAGCTTTTACCGCCTCTGTTGGTTATAATCAGTATTTGATAAAAACTGCTAATCGTTCCCTGACCATAGACTTCAAACTCGAACGTAGAGAAAGTAGGGGAAGAGTATTAAACAGGCGACTATTTTCAGACCCCCAACTTACAGTAGGGCGAATAGGAGCGACATATTCTGAGATCATTCCTGGACAAGTTATTTTCGGCTCATCAACTTTTTCCATAGGAGGTTCCTCTGAAGAGATTGATCCCACTTTTTTTAGTTGGAAAGCTCAAGGGCAAGTCATCAAAGCTCTTACAGATCATTTACAGTTATACGGACGATTTGCCCTTCACTTATCCCCTCATCGGCAACCTGGAGGTGAAAGATGTGCATTAGGAGGGAAAAATGGGAACGTTTTTATTTTTGGCAATACAGTTCGAGGATACGGAACCAACTTTGTGAGCGATGATAATTGCATTGCTGGAACCTTAGAACTCAGATATTCTCTATTACAACAAGAATCTACTGCACTCCAAGTTTTAGGATTCGTTGATTATGGTCAGGTGTGGGGATCATTAGAAGATATATTACCCACAAGAACATTGGTTAGCACAGGAGTTGGGCTAAGATTTGAGTGGAATTCTCTACGAGTAGGATTAGATGTAGGTGCGCCGCTTAATGCTGTTGCTCCGACAGATACTAATCAATTAAATGAAGTAACGTTTTCTGTCGAAGGAGTCTTAAAATTTTAG
- a CDS encoding DUF3598 family protein, with the protein MDLDCKLKNWENFCQHQLGDWYGTWRFYSGNGEFLKSFRCIRSFRSSNDEQVQHQNHYFYEDGQEKTETFGPYIKPEMRGTYLKNSFSWGVKHLRDNFFFETGFSHENKRASLVAIYENRVLRQVIAIVENKDEFKESLPLEMPSKLEGKSQSITTDLVISEEKRQVWHPLSDNLTLSFQGNLFLTCPQELTSDSFNLTVDWLAMPSLLYRGIRSFDASQFKEFTLQTFTTF; encoded by the coding sequence ATGGATTTAGATTGTAAGTTAAAAAACTGGGAAAATTTTTGTCAGCATCAATTAGGTGATTGGTACGGGACTTGGAGGTTTTATTCAGGTAACGGAGAGTTTCTTAAATCTTTTCGATGTATTAGAAGTTTTCGCTCTTCTAATGATGAGCAAGTTCAACATCAAAACCATTATTTCTACGAAGATGGTCAAGAAAAAACGGAAACTTTTGGTCCTTATATTAAACCTGAAATGAGAGGAACTTACTTGAAAAATAGTTTCTCTTGGGGAGTCAAACATCTGAGGGATAATTTCTTTTTTGAAACCGGCTTTAGCCATGAAAATAAACGAGCCAGTTTGGTAGCTATCTATGAAAATAGAGTATTGAGACAAGTGATCGCTATTGTGGAAAATAAGGATGAATTTAAGGAGTCTCTCCCCTTGGAAATGCCTTCAAAATTAGAAGGGAAAAGTCAATCTATCACTACTGATTTAGTTATATCAGAAGAAAAAAGGCAGGTTTGGCATCCTTTATCTGATAATCTGACTTTATCTTTTCAGGGTAATCTTTTTTTGACTTGTCCTCAAGAACTCACCTCTGATTCCTTTAACTTAACCGTAGATTGGTTAGCGATGCCTAGTTTACTCTATCGAGGCATCCGTTCGTTTGATGCTTCCCAATTTAAGGAATTTACTTTACAAACTTTTACGACTTTTTAA
- a CDS encoding CHAT domain-containing protein: MYLFLLSKSCIFLIYLLSLGYFTPFVTAYPSISENLRQFYLYINNGDYNQAAKTIEELSDSSMKLALSADLAYYQGQYDEAIALYEEASQTLDSQKILLNWSKALYQRGRFYENLNVDEGNFDLIQLSETDFSLASSKIAQLLNNNSSDYLEARLLAAKLNKDDLTVDLEAIEKDILSLENSNRKIRFLLDLAEISPKSKIWKQAFSLAIQLDNLQYQSLAQGNLGENYLQKNAPQAALKSAWLAQLAASRIQDWQSLIRWHYLAARSFQQLEDQDSAIAQYKLAVATIKKLRQQLSGNPISPHLYFDVVKPVLNDYLQLLLSLSSPPLEEVISLQQLDQLGQLDNYFQVICQFDLDTPQKLIEKTEARIFFVELDESIHAILQLSDSLRHYPLAIEPELLRSQVREWRVELMNGDFDSSFELSSILYRTILAPLMPILKANDIEHLQLISNGVLRTIPIAALNDGEKYLIEHFALSYSLGLRNRVSPSLQRDFLPLIAGLTRSTPNFPNKLEFAQREARQVQTLLGGTILLNDGFSAESLKTQLQDSRYQILHLATHASFSFVRERAFIETGTQTISLNQFESILKQRRSPLQLLVLSACQTAIGDRYSALGLLGVGLRNNIDVVVGSFWEVGDSNTSQQMKQFYKFWQQGSSLPEALRQVQLGLIREGELPADWAGFIVAFN; the protein is encoded by the coding sequence ATGTATTTATTTCTACTTTCAAAATCCTGTATTTTCTTGATCTACTTACTTAGCTTAGGATATTTTACCCCGTTTGTTACCGCTTATCCTTCAATTTCTGAAAATTTACGTCAATTTTACCTATACATTAACAATGGAGATTATAACCAAGCTGCAAAAACCATAGAAGAACTATCCGATTCATCTATGAAATTAGCTCTGAGTGCAGACCTAGCTTACTATCAAGGGCAATATGATGAGGCAATTGCCTTATATGAAGAAGCTAGTCAGACTCTTGATTCTCAGAAAATTCTCTTAAATTGGAGCAAAGCATTATATCAACGGGGACGTTTTTACGAAAATTTAAACGTTGACGAGGGTAACTTTGATTTAATTCAACTGAGTGAAACCGATTTTTCTCTAGCGTCATCTAAAATAGCTCAATTACTAAACAACAATTCTTCTGATTACCTAGAAGCTCGGTTACTGGCAGCTAAACTTAATAAAGATGATTTAACAGTAGACTTGGAAGCGATAGAGAAAGATATTTTATCCTTAGAAAACTCCAACAGAAAAATTCGTTTTTTACTAGACTTAGCTGAGATATCTCCTAAATCTAAGATATGGAAACAAGCTTTTTCTCTGGCTATCCAATTAGATAATTTACAATATCAATCTTTAGCCCAAGGTAATTTGGGAGAGAATTATTTACAAAAGAATGCTCCACAAGCTGCATTAAAGTCGGCATGGTTGGCTCAATTAGCAGCTTCGAGAATCCAGGATTGGCAATCTTTGATTCGATGGCATTATTTGGCGGCGAGATCCTTTCAGCAGTTAGAAGACCAGGATTCCGCTATTGCTCAATATAAATTAGCTGTTGCCACTATTAAAAAATTGAGACAACAGTTAAGTGGGAACCCGATTTCTCCTCACTTATATTTCGATGTGGTTAAACCTGTTCTTAATGATTATTTACAGTTGCTTCTTTCTCTTTCTTCTCCTCCCTTAGAAGAAGTTATTTCTCTTCAGCAGTTAGATCAGTTAGGGCAATTAGATAATTATTTCCAAGTTATTTGTCAATTCGACCTTGACACTCCTCAGAAATTAATAGAAAAGACAGAAGCTCGCATTTTTTTTGTTGAGCTTGATGAGTCTATTCATGCTATTTTGCAACTGTCCGACTCCTTACGACATTATCCATTAGCCATTGAGCCAGAGTTGTTACGATCGCAGGTCAGAGAGTGGAGAGTTGAGCTAATGAACGGAGATTTTGATTCGTCTTTTGAATTGAGTTCGATTCTGTATAGAACAATTTTAGCTCCCTTAATGCCTATCTTAAAAGCTAATGACATTGAACATTTACAGTTAATCTCCAATGGCGTTCTCAGAACCATTCCAATAGCTGCCTTAAACGATGGGGAAAAATATTTAATAGAACATTTTGCCCTGAGTTATAGTTTAGGTCTTCGTAACAGAGTGTCTCCTTCGCTACAAAGAGATTTTTTACCCTTGATTGCCGGACTGACTCGCTCAACTCCTAATTTTCCAAACAAACTTGAATTTGCTCAAAGAGAAGCTCGTCAAGTGCAAACTTTACTAGGAGGAACCATTTTACTCAATGATGGGTTTTCTGCCGAGTCCCTGAAAACGCAATTACAAGATTCTCGTTACCAAATATTGCATTTAGCTACCCATGCTAGTTTCTCTTTTGTCCGTGAGCGAGCCTTTATTGAAACGGGAACTCAGACGATTTCTTTGAACCAGTTTGAGTCAATTCTCAAACAACGACGTTCTCCTCTACAATTACTGGTTTTAAGTGCTTGTCAGACTGCCATAGGCGATCGCTATTCAGCGTTAGGTTTATTAGGAGTAGGATTAAGGAATAATATTGACGTTGTTGTAGGGTCATTCTGGGAAGTGGGGGATAGCAACACTTCTCAACAGATGAAGCAGTTTTATAAATTTTGGCAACAAGGATCTTCTTTGCCTGAAGCATTACGCCAAGTCCAATTAGGGTTAATTCGAGAAGGAGAACTTCCTGCTGATTGGGCTGGTTTTATTGTTGCTTTTAATTAG
- a CDS encoding helix-turn-helix domain-containing protein: MCDISFIKEQRLQLGLSLEQVANLSGLDLGYLSRLEQNSLQSYDPLPTISFLQQLHQKLFNDNSQY, encoded by the coding sequence ATGTGTGATATTTCTTTCATCAAAGAACAACGACTACAATTAGGTCTTTCTCTTGAACAAGTTGCCAATTTAAGTGGTCTTGATTTAGGTTATTTATCAAGACTTGAACAAAACTCCCTTCAATCATATGATCCATTACCCACTATTAGTTTTCTACAACAATTACATCAAAAACTTTTCAATGATAACAGTCAATACTAA
- a CDS encoding CHASE2 domain-containing protein, which translates to MNKRFRQSLKISILPLVVCLIRLMGGWQSAELSTMDIFFQLKRRDAPDPRIVIVGWQESDIYHFKRIRPSDKMLAQVVEKLQKAEPAVVGIDFLRDIPEPPGREEFLAIFQKYDQVFASAKVTGSQEDPNFAPLPPPPIQESKIADVSAILDGDGVKRRSFLYAQTDPPIPNLGWAVAREYLADKGILPDNNSKWLRLNGITFDPVHQWHSPYVRVDDRGYQIVPNWRKSQFQEYSFAEVLRQDFKLSQVRRKIVLIGATAPSLKDRVFLPFNSNIEGSPTSLPGVASHAQTASFILSATLNGRPIIKFVQEPWISLVIILWGLIGASMLRFPLIARTLLVSGVSFLLIFSSYGLFLKGWWLPIVPCLVAFLSNCLILSVVQYEKNQKEQLEKISQINAKLETRVEKAKIYQEFAAFCSHIARNLLDDYQFLINFKSLYQKLIKAVLLEMETLIEEQSVYRKLENSLSLVQQVTINEADEKIKMFGAFLSRSLPGMDIDSFDLEGLNVTKSQRTLDQLIPEIVVGNLRQIFYDLYDWDSKTQCYFQLDNWSISLDSKLLLKFLHKMIDEVLDIADNSEASEKVKIFFQSSEKDANKMFEIQITYSYTPQEITALEWTINNYQIKVKTLEEVTIWTIII; encoded by the coding sequence GTGAATAAACGTTTTCGTCAAAGTCTTAAAATTTCAATCTTACCTCTTGTTGTGTGTTTAATCCGACTAATGGGAGGATGGCAATCAGCCGAACTTTCAACAATGGATATTTTTTTTCAATTAAAACGTCGGGATGCCCCAGATCCTAGGATTGTTATTGTGGGGTGGCAAGAAAGTGACATTTACCATTTTAAGCGTATTCGACCCTCGGATAAAATGCTGGCTCAAGTAGTTGAGAAACTACAAAAAGCAGAACCTGCTGTAGTGGGAATTGATTTTCTCAGAGATATTCCAGAACCTCCAGGGCGTGAGGAGTTTCTGGCTATTTTCCAAAAATATGATCAAGTCTTTGCCTCAGCTAAAGTAACCGGAAGTCAAGAAGATCCTAATTTTGCGCCTTTACCACCCCCACCGATTCAGGAGTCTAAAATTGCTGATGTATCGGCAATCTTAGATGGTGATGGGGTAAAAAGACGAAGTTTTCTCTATGCTCAAACTGACCCTCCGATTCCCAACCTCGGATGGGCAGTTGCTAGAGAATATTTAGCCGATAAGGGAATTCTCCCCGATAATAATAGTAAATGGCTTCGACTCAATGGCATAACCTTTGATCCTGTTCATCAATGGCACAGTCCTTATGTTCGTGTCGATGATAGAGGATACCAAATTGTCCCCAACTGGCGTAAATCTCAATTTCAAGAATATTCTTTTGCTGAAGTTTTAAGACAAGATTTTAAATTATCTCAAGTTAGAAGAAAAATCGTTCTTATCGGTGCCACAGCACCAAGTTTGAAAGATCGAGTCTTTCTACCATTCAACTCCAATATAGAAGGTTCCCCGACATCCTTACCTGGGGTAGCATCTCACGCACAAACTGCTAGTTTTATTCTCAGTGCCACGTTAAACGGAAGGCCAATTATAAAATTTGTTCAAGAACCTTGGATTTCTTTAGTGATTATACTGTGGGGATTAATAGGAGCCAGTATGCTTCGGTTTCCCCTAATAGCTAGAACGTTATTGGTTTCAGGCGTTAGTTTCCTTCTTATTTTTTCTAGCTATGGGTTATTTCTCAAAGGCTGGTGGTTGCCTATTGTCCCTTGTCTGGTAGCTTTTTTGAGTAATTGTTTGATTCTTTCTGTGGTTCAATACGAGAAAAATCAAAAAGAGCAATTAGAGAAAATTTCTCAAATTAATGCCAAGTTAGAAACGAGAGTTGAAAAGGCCAAAATTTATCAGGAATTTGCTGCTTTTTGTAGTCATATTGCTAGAAATCTCCTTGATGATTACCAATTTCTTATTAACTTTAAAAGTCTTTATCAAAAACTAATTAAAGCTGTATTGCTTGAAATGGAAACCCTAATTGAAGAGCAATCTGTTTATAGGAAGCTGGAAAATTCTTTAAGTTTGGTTCAACAAGTAACTATCAATGAAGCGGATGAAAAAATTAAAATGTTTGGGGCTTTCTTGAGTCGAAGTCTTCCTGGAATGGATATTGATAGTTTTGATCTCGAAGGTTTAAATGTTACAAAAAGTCAGAGAACCCTTGACCAACTAATTCCAGAAATTGTTGTCGGAAATCTTCGCCAAATTTTTTACGATCTCTATGATTGGGACTCAAAGACTCAATGTTATTTTCAATTAGATAACTGGTCAATTTCCCTCGATTCCAAATTATTATTAAAGTTTTTACATAAAATGATTGATGAAGTTCTAGACATTGCTGATAATTCTGAAGCTAGTGAAAAAGTAAAAATATTTTTTCAGAGTTCTGAAAAAGATGCAAATAAAATGTTTGAAATTCAGATAACTTATTCTTATACTCCTCAAGAAATAACAGCATTAGAGTGGACGATTAACAATTATCAAATTAAAGTTAAAACTTTAGAAGAAGTAACAATTTGGACTATAATAATTTAG
- a CDS encoding filamentous hemagglutinin N-terminal domain-containing protein has product MKQARNAFLITVSILISSTSIEAQIVPDASLSNPSTVSSQDKLMIIEGGTQQGNNLFHSFEQFSVPSGFEVLFNNRSAIQNIFTRVTGANLSLIDGLIRANGTANLFLINPNGIQLGTNASLDVGGSFIISTANSIRFADGYEFSASNPDSLLSVSVPIGLTLNNPGSIKMRGIGHNLGGLTNPFVPVIKDPVPSGLATKPGNTLALIGGEVYLDGGVLSADSGQIEVGGVASGFVKIEQSAQGWTFNYQAISNYNDIQVANKSLLDASGASRGSIQVQGKNISLKDGSMFLIQNQGEQSSSLIKIVASEALSLSGEIDNRFSSTIISETFSSGDGPDITIRAKDITIRDGGTIRPKSYSQGRSGDLNITAANSLNVIGVAPRSPRAASSANTSNTNLGSSGNTIIIAPQLNLRDAGFVGSVSLGRGDAGTVKVESDTIHIQGGSSVQSESSISATSFSQGNAGTIEIKTKRLFLEDDANVNAATLGFGAAGTIEIQADELIEIKPNSGIIASVVNSTVGGEQDIFGTPIESTGSSGNISIETQFLKITGDNSQIGVSNQGLEENAGLLTINAESIILENRARLNADAQFGVGGNIFVNTKDFLITEKSRVSATSVGVGNGGNILIDADNLSMFEDGIITAETIEGSGGNINLEGGTVLLQFGEIKASTKTGSGGNISTNLQQLRVENDSLIEASVEDSGIGGTLNIVANVISLNNDSQIKATSQSGSGGNINFQTSTLKLLDNSQVTTSAQDGDGGNINFTSDFLFLLDNTKVIANAFTGNGGNITITAQEIFRSPENIISASSELGIDGTVRINTTPFEVNPQPLKISLRESEDETNPFEVCNQVNTRFSVQGSGGSLPSPSSQLETYTVEDLIPYGQAVSLQQNDQGDWELLSCNDLKQ; this is encoded by the coding sequence ATGAAACAAGCTAGAAACGCTTTTCTTATAACAGTTAGTATCTTAATCTCTTCTACTTCTATAGAAGCTCAAATCGTTCCTGATGCTTCTTTATCTAATCCTTCCACGGTGTCTTCTCAAGATAAACTGATGATTATTGAAGGTGGCACACAGCAAGGAAATAATTTATTCCATAGTTTTGAGCAATTTTCAGTGCCAAGTGGCTTTGAGGTGTTGTTTAATAATCGATCTGCCATTCAAAATATTTTTACTAGGGTAACAGGGGCGAATTTATCATTAATCGATGGATTAATTAGAGCTAATGGAACAGCCAATTTATTTTTGATTAATCCCAATGGCATTCAATTGGGAACGAATGCCTCTTTAGATGTTGGTGGTTCTTTTATTATTAGTACCGCCAATAGTATTAGATTTGCAGATGGCTATGAATTTAGTGCCAGTAACCCTGATTCATTATTAAGTGTCAGTGTCCCTATCGGTTTAACGTTGAACAATCCTGGTTCAATTAAAATGCGAGGCATCGGACATAATTTAGGTGGGCTAACGAATCCTTTTGTTCCTGTGATCAAAGATCCTGTTCCCTCCGGCTTAGCTACAAAACCAGGGAATACTTTAGCTTTAATTGGAGGTGAAGTTTATTTAGATGGGGGTGTTCTCAGCGCCGACTCTGGGCAAATTGAAGTGGGTGGTGTCGCTAGTGGCTTTGTGAAAATCGAACAGAGCGCACAGGGGTGGACTTTTAATTACCAAGCTATTTCTAATTACAATGACATACAAGTCGCGAATAAATCTTTATTAGATGCTAGTGGGGCTAGTCGTGGATCTATCCAAGTACAAGGTAAAAATATTAGTCTCAAAGATGGCTCGATGTTTTTGATCCAAAATCAAGGGGAGCAATCTTCTAGTCTGATTAAGATCGTGGCTTCGGAAGCGTTATCCTTAAGTGGAGAAATTGATAATAGATTTTCTTCGACTATTATTAGTGAAACCTTCAGTTCAGGAGACGGACCAGATATTACCATTCGAGCCAAGGATATAACGATTCGAGACGGTGGCACTATCAGACCTAAAAGCTATTCTCAAGGTCGCAGTGGGGATCTCAATATTACCGCAGCCAACTCTCTCAATGTTATTGGAGTAGCCCCTCGTAGCCCCCGTGCAGCCAGTAGTGCTAATACTAGCAATACTAATCTAGGCAGTTCAGGGAACACTATAATTATTGCACCTCAATTGAATCTTCGAGATGCGGGATTTGTTGGTAGTGTCTCCTTAGGCCGAGGGGATGCTGGAACAGTTAAAGTAGAGAGCGATACCATTCATATCCAGGGTGGTAGTTCTGTCCAATCAGAAAGTTCTATCTCTGCAACCAGTTTTTCTCAAGGCAATGCAGGAACTATTGAGATTAAAACCAAACGTCTGTTTTTAGAAGATGATGCTAATGTTAACGCTGCGACTCTGGGATTTGGGGCCGCCGGAACTATTGAGATTCAAGCTGACGAATTAATTGAAATCAAGCCGAATAGTGGCATCATTGCTTCGGTTGTTAATTCCACTGTGGGGGGAGAGCAAGATATTTTCGGTACTCCTATAGAATCTACAGGCTCTTCAGGTAATATTTCAATTGAGACTCAATTTCTGAAAATTACCGGAGATAATAGTCAAATTGGTGTCTCTAACCAAGGGTTAGAAGAAAATGCAGGGCTTCTTACCATTAATGCTGAGTCCATTATTCTCGAAAATCGCGCTAGGCTTAATGCTGATGCTCAGTTTGGGGTCGGAGGGAATATTTTTGTTAACACTAAAGATTTTTTAATTACAGAAAAAAGCCGTGTATCTGCTACCTCTGTGGGGGTAGGAAATGGAGGCAATATTCTTATCGACGCTGACAATTTGTCTATGTTTGAAGATGGGATTATTACGGCTGAAACCATTGAAGGTTCTGGGGGTAATATCAATTTAGAAGGTGGCACTGTTTTACTACAGTTTGGGGAAATAAAAGCTTCAACCAAAACAGGAAGTGGTGGAAATATTAGCACCAATTTACAACAATTAAGGGTCGAAAATGATAGTCTCATTGAAGCTTCTGTAGAAGATTCAGGAATAGGAGGAACTCTAAATATTGTTGCGAATGTCATTTCCCTCAATAATGACAGCCAAATCAAGGCCACCAGTCAATCTGGGTCTGGAGGGAATATTAATTTTCAAACCTCTACCTTAAAGCTATTAGATAATAGTCAGGTGACTACATCCGCTCAAGATGGGGATGGCGGTAATATTAATTTCACCAGTGACTTTTTATTCCTGTTAGATAATACTAAAGTTATTGCTAATGCCTTTACAGGAAATGGAGGCAATATAACCATTACCGCCCAAGAAATTTTTAGATCCCCTGAAAATATCATTTCCGCTTCTTCTGAATTAGGTATCGATGGAACGGTGAGAATTAATACCACTCCTTTTGAAGTGAACCCTCAACCTTTAAAAATTTCTTTAAGGGAGTCTGAAGACGAAACTAATCCCTTTGAAGTTTGTAATCAAGTCAATACCCGTTTTTCAGTACAAGGCTCTGGAGGCTCATTACCTTCTCCTTCCTCTCAACTAGAAACTTATACCGTTGAGGATTTAATTCCTTACGGCCAAGCAGTTAGTCTTCAACAAAATGATCAAGGAGACTGGGAGTTATTAAGCTGTAATGACTTGAAACAGTAG